In the Bacillus shivajii genome, one interval contains:
- a CDS encoding NCS1 family transporter — protein MSKENNHLKSPDLLPVSYAGKKIGSLGFMIMWVGMAVVLAAFAIGGAGVESLPLGMVILAALIGCIAIGFFITIIGDIGIEHGLSFPVYMRAPFGTVGTHIPSVVRGLAASFWFGINTFFGATAINGILFVLFSFDNWFLCFMIFAFVQLLNTALGIKAIERFADLAAPIIILISIWIFSTLSGSAAEQGRNVWVWVENPASGGAAVTAFFIVIFSIMGFWATLAADIPTISRFIKAPKYERNWFKRNKASLLGSVVAMPLAQTFIVVIGAVSFIAVSNYDPIIALQEAASGLVLVVLLVMIVFAQWSTNIAANLVPAATIFSNVGGPKVPFWVGVFMAGIAGSVVQPWNLFDILIPVLLIVGGILSAIVGILFTDYYLLRKRRVNVYDLYKNNGQYKYLNGFNVAGFIAWIVGGVAAYFLTNYSFIVGFVVGGGTYYVLAKYWWFRKYQQAEIEDPDDEKYLGITVGRDWDVDGNQQSEKTIMEKGS, from the coding sequence ATGAGCAAAGAGAATAATCATTTAAAGTCACCAGATTTATTACCTGTCAGTTATGCTGGGAAGAAAATTGGATCATTAGGTTTTATGATTATGTGGGTTGGAATGGCAGTTGTGCTCGCGGCATTTGCGATTGGTGGAGCAGGGGTAGAAAGTTTACCATTAGGAATGGTCATTTTAGCGGCATTAATCGGATGTATAGCAATCGGATTTTTCATTACAATTATTGGAGATATCGGCATTGAACATGGATTGTCTTTTCCTGTCTATATGCGTGCTCCTTTTGGAACAGTAGGAACGCATATTCCGTCAGTTGTTCGAGGATTAGCTGCTTCCTTTTGGTTTGGGATTAATACATTTTTTGGAGCAACCGCAATAAATGGGATCCTATTTGTTCTCTTTTCCTTCGACAACTGGTTTCTCTGTTTTATGATCTTTGCTTTTGTTCAACTACTAAATACAGCATTAGGAATTAAAGCAATTGAACGTTTTGCAGATCTTGCAGCTCCAATTATTATCCTCATATCTATATGGATTTTTAGTACGTTATCTGGTAGTGCAGCTGAACAAGGACGGAATGTTTGGGTTTGGGTAGAAAATCCAGCATCTGGCGGGGCGGCAGTTACAGCTTTCTTCATTGTCATCTTTAGTATAATGGGCTTTTGGGCAACGTTAGCAGCTGACATCCCAACTATTTCAAGATTTATTAAAGCACCTAAATATGAGCGAAATTGGTTTAAGCGTAATAAAGCTTCATTATTAGGTAGTGTCGTTGCAATGCCTTTAGCACAAACGTTCATTGTCGTAATCGGGGCGGTTTCATTCATAGCTGTATCCAATTATGATCCAATTATTGCACTACAAGAAGCAGCGAGTGGCTTAGTATTAGTCGTTTTACTTGTCATGATTGTATTCGCCCAATGGTCGACGAATATAGCTGCAAACTTAGTTCCAGCGGCAACAATTTTCTCCAATGTAGGTGGACCTAAAGTTCCGTTTTGGGTAGGAGTATTTATGGCTGGTATAGCAGGTTCGGTCGTTCAACCATGGAATTTGTTTGATATTTTAATACCTGTGTTACTGATTGTAGGTGGAATTTTATCAGCGATCGTTGGTATTTTATTTACTGATTATTACTTGCTTAGGAAACGACGTGTAAATGTTTATGACCTTTATAAAAACAATGGCCAATATAAATATTTAAACGGATTTAATGTTGCTGGATTCATTGCTTGGATAGTTGGTGGGGTAGCTGCTTACTTTTTAACAAACTATTCGTTTATCGTTGGTTTTGTTGTAGGTGGTGGAACATACTACGTATTAGCGAAATATTGGTGGTTTAGAAAGTATCAACAAGCAGAAATTGAAGATCCTGATGATGAAAAATATTTAGGAATTACTGTAGGAAGAGACTGGGATGTTGACGGCAATCAACAATCTGAGAAAACAATTATGGAAAAAGGGTCGTAA
- a CDS encoding NAD(P)-dependent oxidoreductase, with protein sequence MTNILLQDLEKNFEEVHNGLTNQEAIEEANRCLYCYDAPCIKACPTDIDIPKFIKKIASGNLKGSAKTIMSSNPVGASCARVCPTEELCEGACVLNHSTKPIMIGDLQRYATDWAIKNEQVLFKSGKKNGKKVAVVGGGPAGLSAARELALLGYKVTVFEAEKEAGGLNTYGIVSFRLPQSISFWEVNQVKSLDVEIRTNTRVGIDIMPDELLENYDSVVLAVGMANVPMLGIQGEDLDGVYDAIDFVKATKSESLSDQFVGSKVAVIGAGNTAIDGATCSMRLGAENVKILYRRTEREMTAYDFEYEFAKQDGVEFRWLTAPKRIIGDENGNVKAIECQKMKLGEPSEDGRRRPVPVEGSEFTLQVDAVIKAIGQSRYTSLIESFGLKHDGGVVKVDQSTYQTSNSRVFSCGDVIFGKGQGEAMVVTAAQQGKEVAYAIHKQLTKQATETA encoded by the coding sequence TTGACGAATATTTTATTGCAAGATTTAGAGAAGAATTTTGAGGAAGTGCATAATGGTTTAACGAACCAAGAAGCCATTGAAGAGGCAAACCGATGCCTTTATTGCTACGATGCACCCTGTATTAAAGCTTGTCCCACAGATATTGACATTCCAAAATTTATTAAAAAGATTGCTTCAGGAAACTTAAAAGGCTCTGCTAAAACGATTATGAGCTCAAATCCAGTCGGAGCTAGTTGTGCAAGAGTTTGCCCAACTGAGGAATTGTGTGAAGGGGCATGTGTTTTAAACCATTCTACAAAGCCAATTATGATCGGAGACTTACAACGTTATGCTACAGACTGGGCCATCAAAAATGAACAAGTATTATTTAAGTCAGGTAAGAAAAACGGAAAAAAAGTTGCCGTTGTAGGCGGAGGACCAGCTGGTTTATCAGCAGCTAGAGAACTAGCATTACTAGGTTATAAAGTAACTGTTTTTGAAGCTGAGAAGGAAGCTGGTGGCTTAAATACGTATGGAATTGTTTCATTTAGATTGCCTCAATCTATTTCATTTTGGGAAGTTAATCAAGTAAAGAGTTTAGATGTTGAGATTCGTACGAATACAAGAGTAGGGATAGACATTATGCCAGATGAATTGTTAGAAAACTATGATTCTGTTGTTTTAGCAGTAGGTATGGCTAATGTCCCAATGCTTGGTATTCAAGGGGAAGACTTAGATGGTGTATATGACGCAATAGATTTTGTAAAAGCGACTAAATCTGAATCTCTTTCTGATCAATTTGTAGGAAGTAAAGTTGCTGTAATTGGAGCTGGTAATACAGCCATTGATGGAGCAACATGTTCAATGCGCTTAGGAGCAGAAAATGTAAAAATTTTATACCGTCGAACAGAAAGGGAAATGACGGCTTATGACTTTGAATATGAATTCGCTAAGCAAGACGGCGTAGAATTTCGCTGGTTGACAGCACCTAAACGAATCATTGGTGATGAAAATGGTAATGTAAAGGCTATTGAATGCCAAAAGATGAAATTAGGTGAACCTAGCGAAGATGGAAGACGTAGACCTGTTCCTGTTGAAGGCTCAGAGTTCACTCTTCAAGTAGATGCAGTCATCAAAGCGATCGGCCAATCTCGATATACATCATTAATTGAAAGCTTTGGGTTGAAGCATGATGGTGGTGTCGTCAAAGTAGATCAATCAACGTATCAAACGTCAAATTCTAGAGTCTTCTCGTGTGGCGATGTCATTTTTGGCAAAGGGCAAGGTGAAGCAATGGTTGTTACTGCAGCACAACAAGGAAAAGAAGTAGCATATGCAATCCATAAGCAATTAACGAAACAAGCAACAGAAACAGCATAA
- the hydA gene encoding dihydropyrimidinase — MKKIIKNGTIVTAADTYQADILIENEKISTIGSNFSEDGAEVVDAKGCYVFPGGIDPHTHLEMPFGGTVSRDDFETGTIAAAFGGTTTVIDFCLTNKGEPLKNAIQTWHDKSKDKAVIDYSFHLMIGETNEDVLAELPSVIEDEGITSFKVFMAYKNVFQADDETLFRTLVTAKELGGLVMVHAENGDVIEYLVKKALDEGKTDPIYHALTRPPEAEGEATGRAAQLTGLADSQLYVVHVSCEEAVQRIAEARNKGYDVWGETCPQYLVLDQSYLEKPNFEGAKYVWSPPLREKENQEVLWNALKNGQLQTLGSDQCSFDFNGQKDLGRGDFSKIPNGGPIIEDRVSILFSEGVKKGRITLNQFVDITSTRIAKLFGLYPNKGTISVGADADIVIFDPTVERTISADTHHMAVDYNAFEGMNVTGETVTVLSRGEFVIRDKQFVGSPGKGKYIKRNKYGSYQEEKSKQMN, encoded by the coding sequence ATGAAGAAAATTATTAAAAACGGAACGATCGTAACAGCTGCAGACACATATCAGGCTGACATTTTAATAGAAAACGAGAAAATTTCTACGATTGGAAGTAACTTTTCTGAAGATGGCGCAGAAGTCGTTGATGCAAAAGGTTGTTATGTTTTTCCAGGTGGGATAGACCCACATACACACCTTGAAATGCCTTTTGGAGGGACAGTATCAAGAGACGATTTTGAAACAGGAACGATTGCTGCAGCATTTGGAGGAACGACAACTGTCATCGACTTCTGCTTGACAAATAAAGGCGAACCTTTAAAAAATGCGATTCAAACATGGCATGATAAATCAAAAGATAAAGCAGTAATTGATTACAGCTTCCATCTTATGATTGGTGAAACAAATGAAGATGTATTAGCAGAGCTTCCATCTGTCATTGAAGACGAAGGAATCACTTCATTTAAAGTTTTTATGGCTTATAAGAACGTATTCCAAGCCGATGATGAAACACTATTTCGTACATTAGTTACAGCAAAAGAGCTTGGTGGTCTTGTCATGGTCCACGCTGAAAATGGCGATGTCATTGAATACTTAGTGAAGAAGGCGTTAGATGAAGGGAAGACAGACCCGATTTACCATGCATTAACGAGACCACCTGAAGCAGAAGGTGAAGCTACCGGAAGAGCTGCTCAGCTTACTGGTTTAGCTGACTCACAACTATATGTCGTTCACGTTTCATGTGAAGAAGCCGTTCAAAGAATTGCAGAAGCAAGAAATAAGGGATATGACGTTTGGGGAGAAACGTGTCCACAGTATTTAGTATTAGATCAATCTTATTTAGAGAAACCGAATTTTGAAGGTGCGAAATATGTATGGTCACCACCACTTCGAGAAAAAGAAAATCAAGAAGTCTTATGGAATGCATTAAAGAACGGCCAACTACAAACGTTAGGTTCGGATCAATGCTCCTTCGACTTTAATGGTCAAAAAGATTTAGGAAGAGGTGATTTTTCTAAAATTCCTAATGGTGGACCAATTATTGAAGATCGCGTAAGTATTTTATTTTCTGAAGGGGTTAAAAAAGGAAGAATTACTTTAAATCAATTTGTTGATATTACTTCAACGCGAATAGCAAAACTATTTGGATTGTATCCAAATAAAGGAACTATTTCTGTCGGGGCTGACGCTGATATTGTCATCTTCGACCCTACTGTAGAGAGAACAATTTCTGCTGATACACACCATATGGCGGTTGATTATAACGCTTTTGAAGGGATGAATGTCACAGGAGAAACTGTAACTGTACTTTCTCGTGGTGAATTTGTCATTCGTGACAAGCAATTTGTCGGTTCTCCAGGTAAAGGAAAGTATATTAAACGAAACAAGTATGGTTCTTACCAAGAAGAAAAAAGTAAACAAATGAATTAA
- a CDS encoding aldehyde dehydrogenase family protein translates to MKTKVIDEKMLLAGKWLTAEKTFDVFDPQDNKLIAKVPKASKENIIEAIEKGEEVFKSNISWPVHERIRVLNKAAQYIEDNKDKYAKTIALEGSKTITEAKGEVKRTIQTIKISAEESRRINGETINFDQNEGSENRIGYHYRFPIGVVGAITPFNDPLNLVAHKIGPAIASGNAIVVKPASATPLSALLLAEAFVNAGLPEGFLSVIPGSGKEIGNTLVTHPSVKMISFTGGLHSGEEVAHEAGLKKVSMELGSNSPVIVLNDAKLEDAVPSCVSGAFSAAGQNCIGVQRIFVQKNTYSDFVKAFVERTSELHVGDKMSELTDVGPLINEKEAKRVEKWVNEAKEAGANVKIGGNRYGAYYEPTVLTDVPSHVTIAKEEIFGPVVLIYSVDDLYEAVEQSNAVNYGLHAGIFTSNIENAFYTIKNLDVGGVMINDSSDYRIDAMPFGGVKGSGLGREGVRSAIESMTDPKVVCFNLQNEII, encoded by the coding sequence ATGAAAACGAAAGTGATAGATGAGAAAATGCTTCTTGCAGGTAAATGGTTAACAGCCGAAAAGACGTTCGATGTCTTTGATCCTCAAGATAATAAATTGATAGCAAAGGTGCCAAAAGCTTCGAAGGAAAATATAATAGAAGCCATTGAAAAAGGAGAAGAAGTATTTAAGAGCAATATATCTTGGCCAGTTCATGAAAGAATTCGTGTCCTAAATAAAGCCGCCCAATATATTGAAGACAATAAAGATAAATATGCTAAAACAATCGCGCTAGAAGGAAGTAAAACGATCACCGAGGCAAAAGGTGAAGTGAAGCGGACGATTCAGACTATAAAAATAAGTGCAGAAGAATCCCGAAGGATAAATGGAGAGACAATCAATTTTGATCAAAATGAAGGTAGTGAAAATCGAATTGGATATCATTACCGGTTTCCAATTGGGGTTGTAGGAGCAATTACACCATTTAACGATCCACTAAACCTTGTAGCTCATAAAATTGGTCCAGCAATTGCTTCTGGCAATGCAATTGTCGTCAAACCAGCATCGGCTACTCCATTGAGCGCACTCCTATTAGCAGAAGCGTTCGTAAATGCAGGTTTACCAGAAGGTTTCTTATCTGTCATTCCTGGATCAGGAAAAGAAATCGGAAATACGTTAGTAACCCACCCGTCTGTAAAAATGATTTCCTTTACAGGTGGATTACATTCAGGTGAAGAAGTTGCTCATGAAGCTGGGTTAAAGAAAGTAAGTATGGAACTAGGATCTAACTCACCAGTGATTGTATTAAATGATGCGAAACTAGAAGATGCTGTACCATCATGTGTTTCAGGTGCTTTTTCTGCAGCGGGGCAAAATTGTATTGGCGTTCAGAGAATATTCGTACAAAAAAACACATATTCCGATTTTGTAAAAGCATTTGTCGAACGCACATCTGAATTACATGTAGGTGATAAGATGTCAGAACTGACGGATGTCGGTCCACTAATTAACGAAAAAGAAGCAAAACGAGTTGAAAAATGGGTCAATGAAGCGAAAGAAGCAGGTGCGAATGTGAAGATTGGTGGTAATCGATATGGCGCATATTATGAACCCACTGTTTTAACCGATGTCCCAAGCCATGTAACGATTGCTAAAGAGGAAATTTTTGGCCCAGTTGTTTTAATTTATTCTGTTGATGATCTTTACGAAGCTGTTGAGCAGTCAAATGCTGTTAATTATGGACTACACGCTGGAATATTCACTTCAAATATTGAAAATGCATTTTATACGATTAAGAACCTTGATGTAGGTGGCGTCATGATAAATGATAGTAGCGATTATCGAATCGATGCCATGCCATTTGGTGGAGTAAAAGGTTCAGGACTTGGTAGAGAGGGTGTTCGCTCAGCCATTGAATCGATGACAGATCCAAAAGTTGTTTGTTTTAACCTTCAAAATGAGATAATTTGA
- a CDS encoding DMT family transporter: MTKLSFLFIALIGGILAGSQASINGELGKRIGGFEAAFVSFFIGTVFLTLCMIFFGRGQVLQVFSLPKWQLVGGILGALFVASIIFSVPVTGAALAIFAAILGQILISLIIDHFGLFGMKRIPMNIERVLGVSLMAAGLLLIYRGSFTN; the protein is encoded by the coding sequence GTGACAAAACTATCTTTTTTATTCATTGCACTTATTGGTGGGATACTAGCAGGAAGCCAAGCTTCAATAAACGGGGAACTAGGAAAAAGAATTGGAGGATTTGAAGCTGCGTTTGTTTCTTTCTTTATAGGAACTGTTTTTTTAACATTGTGTATGATTTTTTTCGGCAGAGGACAAGTCTTACAAGTTTTTTCACTACCGAAATGGCAACTAGTTGGAGGAATATTAGGCGCTTTATTCGTTGCTTCTATTATTTTCTCCGTTCCAGTCACAGGTGCAGCTCTTGCTATTTTTGCAGCTATACTTGGACAAATCCTTATAAGTTTAATTATTGACCATTTCGGATTATTTGGTATGAAACGAATCCCTATGAATATAGAAAGAGTGCTTGGTGTTTCCTTAATGGCAGCTGGATTATTACTTATTTACCGAGGCAGTTTCACAAACTAA
- the preA gene encoding NAD-dependent dihydropyrimidine dehydrogenase subunit PreA, whose product MADLRIDLAGIKSPNPFWLASAPPTNSGYQVQRAFEAGWGGAVWKTLGDPILNVSSRFAAVDYNGQRVAGFNNIELITDRPLEVNLKEIYETKKMYPDHAIIASLMVEPQQDKWHEIVKRVEDVGVDGLELNFGCPHGMAERGMGAASGQVPELVEKQTYWAKEVAQTPVIVKLTPNITDITATAESAVQGGADAVSMINTINSLAAVDLDSWNTVPNVAGKGAHGGYCGPAVKPIALNMVAECARSPHINVPISGIGGISNWQNAVEFMLMGATGVQVCTAVMHHGFSIVEDMIEGLDNYLEDKGLSSVNELVGKSVPKYSDWGNLDLNHRVVARINNDVCINCNKCHIACEDASHQCIDMLKDSKGNDILRVREDDCVGCNLCSIVCPVDGAIDMVDIPSEQPMTWNERQAAISSPTCETTQNTVK is encoded by the coding sequence ATGGCTGATTTACGAATCGATCTTGCAGGCATCAAATCCCCAAACCCATTTTGGCTCGCATCTGCTCCTCCAACAAACTCAGGATATCAAGTACAACGAGCTTTTGAAGCTGGTTGGGGTGGAGCTGTATGGAAAACACTAGGTGATCCTATTCTGAATGTAAGTTCACGATTTGCAGCAGTTGATTATAACGGACAAAGAGTTGCTGGATTTAACAATATTGAACTTATTACAGACCGTCCACTTGAAGTGAATTTAAAAGAAATATACGAAACCAAGAAAATGTATCCTGACCACGCAATTATTGCTTCATTAATGGTAGAACCACAACAAGACAAATGGCATGAAATAGTAAAACGAGTCGAAGATGTTGGTGTCGATGGACTGGAATTAAACTTCGGCTGTCCACACGGTATGGCTGAACGAGGAATGGGGGCAGCTTCAGGCCAAGTACCTGAACTAGTTGAAAAACAAACATATTGGGCAAAAGAAGTGGCACAAACTCCGGTAATTGTAAAGCTTACACCGAATATTACTGACATTACTGCCACTGCTGAATCAGCAGTTCAAGGAGGCGCTGATGCTGTAAGTATGATTAATACGATTAATAGTCTAGCTGCTGTGGATTTAGATTCTTGGAATACGGTTCCAAATGTTGCTGGAAAAGGAGCTCACGGTGGCTATTGTGGTCCAGCTGTAAAACCAATTGCTTTAAATATGGTTGCAGAATGCGCAAGAAGCCCTCATATTAATGTTCCAATTTCGGGGATTGGTGGAATCTCGAATTGGCAAAATGCTGTTGAATTTATGTTAATGGGGGCAACTGGCGTCCAAGTATGTACTGCTGTTATGCACCACGGCTTTAGTATTGTCGAAGATATGATTGAAGGATTAGATAACTATTTAGAAGATAAAGGTCTTTCCTCCGTTAATGAGTTAGTCGGAAAGTCTGTTCCGAAATATTCTGACTGGGGGAACCTAGATTTAAACCATCGTGTCGTTGCTCGAATTAATAATGATGTTTGTATTAACTGTAACAAGTGTCATATTGCTTGTGAAGATGCATCACATCAATGTATTGATATGTTAAAAGATTCTAAAGGAAACGATATTTTAAGAGTTCGTGAAGATGATTGTGTAGGCTGTAATTTATGTTCAATCGTCTGCCCTGTCGATGGCGCAATCGATATGGTTGATATTCCTAGTGAACAACCAATGACTTGGAATGAACGCCAAGCAGCTATAAGTAGTCCTACATGTGAGACAACACAAAATACGGTGAAATAG
- a CDS encoding LysM peptidoglycan-binding domain-containing protein, with translation MDNNEGEFRGVESEKEKNNKLQKQLNSKGSNTNEKKVQNIDGNEDDELDEDFIGDVNFAHENGKKNHEEATHADEKIPVVIDGVEILFKHPPIYEDDTVYVPIHDLSHHIFAAVDYIEEKDEVKITRGDNEVYLEVERDEKRQNENNSYGGKYINDTVYLPLAYISDSLGYRTNFDEKSQTLKVDTTIDTSAGTKEEGIINFSEGSEDGEFRAQAQTTYTVVSGDNLSTIARRFGTTVDAIRSANNLTTDLLRIGQTLTIPGGAEEERTQLPQPTTYTVVSGDNLSTIARRFGTTVDAIRSANNLTTDLLRIGQTLTIPGGTVEEKVEPQQPTTYTVVSGDNLSTIARRFGTTVDAIRSANNLTTDLLRIGQTLTIPGGTVEERTEPLQPTTYTVVSGDNLSTIARRFGTTVDAIRSANNLTTDLLRIGQTLTIPGGTVEERTEPLQPTTYTVVSGDNLSTIARRFGTTVDAIRSANNLTTDLLRIGQTLTIPGGTVEKKVEPQQPTTYTVVSGDNLSTIARRFGTTVDAIRSANNLTTDLLRIGQTLTISGEDDQPIKSPSRQEVTKTYTTHTVRSGDNAWNLSVQYGIPMLELLKENNLSINSTLSIGQQLQIPVYNVPVRSVVSNRHGEHLDWWTEARYVFPIGKDATFTDFQTGRTFRVRHTMGGNHADAEPLTSNDAQIMREIWGGSYSWTPRAIIVSVDGRRLAAAMHSFPHADQAIRNNNYNGHFCIHFLNSTRHSDGLVQDSMQRQVNISAGVNER, from the coding sequence ATGGACAATAACGAGGGGGAATTCCGAGGTGTAGAAAGTGAAAAAGAAAAGAACAACAAATTACAAAAGCAATTAAATAGTAAAGGATCTAACACTAATGAGAAAAAAGTACAAAATATTGATGGTAATGAAGATGATGAATTAGATGAAGACTTTATTGGAGATGTAAATTTTGCACATGAAAATGGGAAAAAAAATCATGAAGAAGCAACACATGCTGATGAGAAAATTCCGGTTGTAATTGATGGAGTAGAAATCCTTTTTAAACATCCCCCTATTTATGAAGACGATACAGTTTATGTTCCTATTCATGATTTATCGCATCACATATTTGCAGCAGTCGATTATATAGAAGAGAAGGATGAAGTCAAAATAACACGCGGCGATAACGAAGTTTATTTAGAGGTTGAACGTGATGAAAAGAGACAAAATGAGAACAACAGTTACGGTGGTAAATATATAAATGATACTGTCTATTTACCTCTAGCTTATATATCAGACAGTTTAGGTTATCGAACGAATTTTGATGAAAAAAGTCAAACCTTAAAAGTAGATACAACGATTGATACTTCTGCTGGAACAAAAGAGGAAGGTATTATAAATTTTAGTGAAGGTAGTGAGGATGGAGAATTTAGAGCTCAAGCACAAACAACGTATACCGTTGTCTCCGGAGACAACTTAAGTACAATCGCAAGACGTTTTGGTACGACTGTTGATGCGATCCGTTCGGCCAATAACTTAACGACGGATTTATTAAGAATTGGACAAACGTTAACAATTCCAGGAGGAGCAGAAGAAGAAAGAACACAACTTCCACAACCAACTACGTATACGGTCGTATCCGGAGATAATTTAAGTACCATCGCAAGACGTTTTGGTACGACTGTTGATGCGATCCGTTCGGCCAATAACTTAACAACGGATTTATTAAGAATTGGACAAACATTAACAATTCCTGGTGGTACCGTAGAAGAAAAAGTTGAACCCCAACAACCGACAACGTATACCGTCGTATCCGGAGATAACTTAAGTACAATCGCAAGACGATTTGGTACGACTGTTGATGCGATCCGTTCGGCCAATAACTTAACAACGGATTTATTAAGAATTGGACAAACATTAACAATTCCTGGTGGTACCGTAGAGGAAAGAACTGAACCTCTACAACCAACTACGTATACGGTCGTATCCGGAGATAATTTAAGTACCATCGCAAGACGTTTTGGTACGACTGTTGATGCGATCCGTTCGGCCAATAACTTAACAACGGATTTGTTAAGAATTGGACAAACATTAACAATCCCTGGCGGTACCGTAGAGGAAAGAACTGAACCTCTACAACCAACTACGTATACGGTCGTATCCGGAGATAATTTAAGTACCATCGCAAGACGTTTTGGTACGACTGTTGATGCGATCCGTTCGGCCAATAACTTAACGACGGATTTATTAAGAATTGGACAAACATTAACAATTCCTGGTGGTACCGTAGAAAAAAAAGTTGAACCCCAACAACCGACAACGTATACGGTCGTATCCGGAGATAACTTAAGTACAATCGCAAGACGTTTTGGTACGACTGTTGATGCGATACGTTCGGCCAATAACTTAACGACAGATTTATTAAGAATTGGACAAACGTTAACAATCTCTGGTGAAGATGATCAACCAATAAAATCACCATCTCGTCAAGAAGTGACAAAGACCTACACAACCCATACCGTACGGTCAGGTGATAACGCATGGAATTTAAGTGTTCAATATGGGATTCCAATGCTTGAGTTATTAAAGGAGAATAATTTATCAATAAATAGTACATTGTCGATTGGTCAACAACTTCAGATACCAGTATACAATGTACCAGTAAGATCGGTTGTAAGTAACCGCCATGGCGAGCATTTAGATTGGTGGACGGAAGCACGTTACGTATTTCCGATAGGGAAAGACGCAACATTTACCGATTTCCAAACAGGGAGAACATTTCGTGTTCGTCATACTATGGGTGGAAATCATGCCGACGCCGAGCCATTGACTTCTAATGACGCTCAAATCATGAGAGAAATATGGGGGGGAAGTTACTCTTGGACACCAAGAGCAATTATAGTCTCAGTAGATGGCAGAAGGTTAGCTGCAGCTATGCACTCTTTCCCTCACGCTGACCAAGCTATTAGAAATAATAATTATAACGGTCACTTTTGTATTCACTTTTTAAATAGTACCCGCCATTCTGACGGGTTAGTACAAGATTCTATGCAACGACAAGTTAATATTTCAGCTGGTGTAAATGAACGATAA